A portion of the Candidatus Pristimantibacillus lignocellulolyticus genome contains these proteins:
- the ugpC gene encoding sn-glycerol-3-phosphate ABC transporter ATP-binding protein UgpC, which yields MAGVRLEGIYKKYPGTERASVTDVNLDIKDKEFLVLVGPSGCGKSTTLRMIAGLEEISEGKLFIGDRLVNDVAPKDRDIAMVFQSYALYPHMNVYQNMAFGLKLRKFKKADIDKRVREAATILDIVHLLDRKPKALSGGQRQRVALGRAIVREPQVFLMDEPLSNLDAKLRGQMRAEISKLTKRLETTTIYVTHDQIEAMTMGDRIVVMKDGFIQQTASPEELYNNPVNIFVAGFIGSPSMNFIPGTIAEQGGEVKFKASGVDVVVPEGKAAVLRSKGFIGKEVVLGIRPEDLHEEPVFLEASPKTIVSANIEVAENLGHEMYLYLNGIGTDSVIARVDGRSTLRDGATVKLAIDMNKVHIFDKETELNIFEN from the coding sequence ATGGCAGGCGTACGTTTAGAAGGAATTTATAAAAAGTATCCAGGAACTGAAAGAGCTTCCGTAACTGATGTTAATCTTGATATTAAAGACAAAGAATTCTTGGTACTAGTTGGTCCGTCTGGTTGCGGTAAATCAACAACTCTTCGTATGATCGCTGGTCTTGAAGAAATCTCTGAAGGTAAACTATTCATCGGCGACCGTTTGGTAAACGATGTAGCTCCAAAAGATCGTGACATTGCGATGGTATTCCAATCCTACGCATTGTATCCACATATGAACGTATACCAAAACATGGCTTTTGGTTTGAAACTACGTAAATTCAAAAAAGCTGATATCGACAAACGTGTTCGTGAAGCAGCTACTATTCTTGATATTGTACATTTGTTAGATCGTAAGCCAAAAGCTCTTTCTGGTGGTCAACGTCAACGTGTTGCACTTGGTCGTGCGATCGTTCGTGAGCCTCAAGTATTCCTTATGGATGAGCCACTTTCTAACTTGGATGCAAAACTTCGTGGACAAATGCGTGCGGAAATCTCTAAATTGACTAAACGTCTAGAGACTACAACAATTTATGTAACGCATGACCAAATCGAAGCAATGACAATGGGTGACCGTATCGTTGTAATGAAAGATGGTTTCATTCAACAAACAGCTTCTCCTGAAGAACTGTACAACAACCCAGTTAATATCTTTGTTGCTGGTTTCATCGGATCTCCATCCATGAACTTCATCCCTGGTACAATTGCAGAGCAAGGTGGCGAAGTTAAATTCAAAGCTAGTGGCGTAGATGTAGTTGTTCCTGAAGGTAAAGCAGCTGTTCTTCGTTCTAAAGGATTCATTGGTAAAGAAGTTGTTCTAGGTATTCGTCCAGAAGATCTTCATGAAGAGCCAGTATTCCTAGAAGCTTCACCAAAAACTATCGTTTCAGCTAACATCGAAGTTGCTGAAAACCTTGGTCATGAAATGTACCTATACCTTAACGGTATCGGCACTGACTCTGTAATCGCTCGTGTAGATGGTCGTT
- a CDS encoding helix-turn-helix domain-containing protein — protein sequence MSVIDMTKQLEQILNCSVLRSNRSLEDIAIFMGPSYENAIIEKGQYIEGKHDCWLVMDLFADYCEVIEFQQKALSATEMQLIAILLLNRTSVTLDNQYAGMTKIEKQATKLGEWLQSQMDVHATRSNIPEHLIMSSSLYHEMIPILLIADSSMQSHSSYAELDKLLRSFLSEDVLLIPLPHDEWLIWGPTSLLRDDDSFDSDLMNEETMEDSLSNIAHGLHDMLASEWIGESQLAITYPIVPAKSMVETVGQLRESIHIGRKFHVGNNIHLPWLLQLEVLLHAIPEVHRQKYLEQSLKRAELFVEPEMLATLETFFNLDCNVSETAKKLYIHRNTLLYRLDKLKQETGLDVRLFRDAVLVKIILLLYKVTKTH from the coding sequence ATGAGCGTTATAGATATGACGAAACAATTAGAACAAATATTGAATTGTTCTGTTCTGCGCAGCAATAGAAGTTTGGAAGATATCGCTATATTTATGGGACCTTCGTACGAGAACGCTATTATAGAAAAGGGACAGTATATTGAAGGAAAACATGATTGTTGGTTAGTGATGGATTTGTTCGCAGATTATTGTGAAGTGATTGAATTTCAGCAGAAAGCGTTAAGTGCAACAGAAATGCAACTTATTGCGATTCTACTATTAAATAGAACGAGTGTAACACTCGATAACCAATATGCAGGTATGACGAAAATTGAGAAACAAGCAACAAAATTAGGTGAATGGCTACAAAGTCAAATGGATGTACATGCAACGAGATCAAATATACCAGAGCATCTTATTATGTCGAGTTCTCTCTATCATGAGATGATTCCGATTCTACTAATTGCTGATAGTTCCATGCAATCCCATAGTAGTTATGCTGAATTAGACAAGCTCCTTCGCTCCTTCCTATCTGAAGATGTGTTACTTATTCCATTGCCGCATGATGAATGGTTAATATGGGGACCAACTTCATTACTTAGAGATGATGATTCTTTCGATTCAGATCTTATGAACGAAGAGACAATGGAGGATAGTTTATCTAATATTGCTCATGGCCTACATGATATGCTAGCTAGCGAATGGATTGGCGAAAGTCAGCTTGCAATAACTTATCCTATAGTACCCGCTAAATCAATGGTTGAGACTGTAGGACAGTTAAGAGAGAGTATTCATATCGGACGTAAGTTTCATGTAGGAAACAACATACATTTGCCATGGCTACTTCAATTAGAAGTACTTCTACATGCAATACCTGAAGTTCATCGTCAGAAGTATTTAGAACAATCATTAAAACGTGCTGAACTTTTTGTAGAGCCAGAAATGTTAGCTACTTTAGAGACATTTTTCAATCTGGATTGTAATGTGAGTGAAACGGCAAAAAAATTATATATTCATCGAAACACGCTATTATATCGTTTAGATAAGTTGAAACAGGAGACGGGGCTTGATGTTAGATTGTTCCGAGATGCTGTATTAGTGAAGATAATTTTACTATTGTACAAAGTTACGAAAACACATTAA
- the ssuE gene encoding NADPH-dependent FMN reductase: MHKVVILSGSPNASSRLIGMTNYIRQSLSDAGFQTAAVNVVDLPPEDLVYTRFNSPHIIAANELIEQADAVIIASPVYKASFTGVLKAYIDLLPQKGFEGKIITPVFIAGSMAHLLSIDYSLKPVLASMGARQYTKSIFATDSSITREQLESGEYVFTIDVDTQSRLSEVVQELTNYLQK; encoded by the coding sequence ATGCATAAGGTTGTTATTTTATCAGGCAGTCCGAACGCTAGCTCACGCCTTATCGGTATGACTAATTATATTCGTCAATCATTATCAGATGCTGGGTTTCAAACCGCTGCAGTTAATGTAGTAGATTTACCCCCAGAAGATCTAGTCTATACACGTTTTAATAGCCCACATATTATCGCTGCTAATGAGCTAATCGAACAAGCAGATGCTGTAATTATTGCAAGTCCTGTATATAAAGCTTCTTTTACAGGTGTATTAAAAGCATATATCGACCTATTGCCGCAAAAAGGATTTGAGGGCAAGATTATTACTCCCGTCTTCATTGCTGGTTCCATGGCACATTTACTTTCTATTGATTATTCCTTGAAACCTGTACTAGCGTCTATGGGAGCACGCCAATATACAAAGAGTATTTTTGCTACTGATTCTTCAATTACTCGTGAGCAACTTGAATCTGGTGAGTATGTATTTACAATAGATGTAGATACACAATCTAGACTTTCAGAGGTTGTGCAAGAGTTAACTAACTATTTGCAGAAATAG